A single Prevotella sp. E15-22 DNA region contains:
- the alaS gene encoding alanine--tRNA ligase — MMTAKEIRDSFKTFFESKQHAIVPSAPMVIKDDPTLMFTNAGMNQWKDIILGTRDPEPRRRADTQKCLRVSGKHNDLEEVGHDTYHHTMFEMLGNWSFGDYFKEGAIDMAWEYLVNVLKLNPEDLYVTVFEGSPEENIPRDDEAAKYWAKHVPADHIINGNKHDNFWEMGDTGPCGPCSEIHVDSRTPEQRKASGKSGRELVNQDDPQVIEIWNIVFMQFNRKADGSLEPLSMNVIDTGMGFERLVRMMQGKHSNYDTDVFQPIIKAEQQITGLKYFTFEEETEKPITKEQDDINVAMRVCADHLRAVAFSIADGQLPSNAKAGYVIRRILRRAVRYAYTFLGQKEAFLYKLLPTLVEEMGDAFPELKAQQTLIAKVMKEEEDSFLRTLEKGIGMLNDAMEQLKANNKTELDGVQAFRLFDTYGFPLDLTELICRENGFTVNEEQFNAEMQKQKDRARNAAAVENSDWVELAAGEQQFVGYDYTEYECRILRYRKVTQKKNEFYELVLDNTPFYGEMGGQVGDQGVLVSENETIEIIDTKRENGQSVHIVKQLPKDTAAQFMACVDTDKRDASAANHTATHLLDYALKQVLGDHVEQKGSFVSPDTLRFDFSHFEKVTDEQIREVERMVNDMIRQDIHIDEHRDMPFDEAKKLGAIALFGEKYGDKVRVVRFGPSCEFCGGVHASSTGRIGFFKIISESSVAAGIRRIEAKTGKECEELLYQTEDMLRAVKAFFNNAKDLQGVIKKYIEEHDSMKKEIEGFQAQAVERAAKQLVEKAREVNGVKVITAVLPMAPAAAKDLAFKIRAAVDGSFVCVLGTHADNKPQLSIMMSDDMVSDHQLNAGQMVREAAKLIQGGGGGQPHFAQAGGKSVDGLSAAVDKVLELAKL; from the coding sequence ATGATGACCGCTAAAGAGATTCGCGACTCGTTCAAGACGTTTTTTGAGTCGAAACAGCATGCCATCGTGCCTTCTGCACCGATGGTAATCAAGGATGACCCCACGCTGATGTTCACCAACGCGGGTATGAACCAGTGGAAAGATATTATCCTGGGTACACGCGACCCAGAGCCCCGTCGCCGTGCCGATACACAGAAGTGTCTGCGCGTTTCTGGTAAGCACAATGACTTGGAGGAGGTAGGTCACGACACCTATCACCACACCATGTTCGAGATGCTTGGTAACTGGAGCTTTGGCGACTACTTCAAAGAGGGTGCCATCGACATGGCATGGGAATACCTGGTTAATGTGCTGAAACTGAATCCAGAGGATCTTTACGTAACCGTATTTGAAGGCTCACCTGAAGAAAATATCCCTCGTGATGACGAGGCTGCTAAGTATTGGGCCAAGCACGTGCCTGCCGACCATATCATCAACGGCAACAAGCACGATAATTTCTGGGAGATGGGCGATACAGGTCCTTGTGGTCCTTGCTCAGAGATTCACGTTGACTCTCGTACCCCAGAGCAGCGCAAGGCCAGCGGCAAGAGCGGTCGTGAGCTGGTGAACCAGGACGATCCTCAGGTTATCGAGATTTGGAACATCGTGTTCATGCAGTTCAACCGCAAGGCTGATGGTTCACTCGAGCCCCTGTCAATGAATGTGATTGATACAGGTATGGGCTTCGAGCGCTTGGTTCGCATGATGCAGGGCAAGCACTCTAACTACGACACGGATGTGTTCCAGCCCATCATTAAGGCCGAGCAGCAGATCACTGGTCTGAAGTACTTCACCTTCGAGGAGGAGACAGAGAAGCCCATCACCAAGGAACAGGACGATATCAACGTGGCCATGCGTGTTTGCGCCGACCACCTGCGTGCCGTTGCCTTCTCAATTGCCGATGGTCAGCTGCCCTCTAATGCCAAGGCTGGCTACGTGATTCGTCGTATCCTGCGTCGTGCCGTTCGTTATGCCTACACCTTCCTTGGTCAGAAGGAGGCATTCCTCTATAAGCTCCTGCCCACACTCGTTGAGGAGATGGGCGACGCCTTCCCAGAGTTGAAGGCTCAGCAGACACTCATCGCCAAGGTGATGAAGGAAGAGGAGGACTCTTTCTTGCGTACTTTGGAGAAGGGTATCGGCATGCTGAACGATGCTATGGAGCAGTTGAAGGCCAATAACAAGACAGAACTTGACGGCGTTCAGGCCTTCCGCCTGTTCGATACCTATGGCTTCCCTCTCGACCTGACCGAGTTGATTTGCCGTGAAAATGGCTTTACTGTCAACGAGGAGCAGTTCAATGCCGAGATGCAGAAGCAGAAGGACCGTGCTCGTAATGCCGCTGCTGTCGAGAACTCAGACTGGGTAGAGCTGGCAGCCGGCGAACAGCAGTTCGTTGGTTACGACTATACTGAGTATGAGTGCCGCATCCTGCGCTATCGTAAGGTGACTCAGAAAAAGAACGAGTTCTATGAGCTGGTTCTTGACAACACACCGTTCTATGGCGAGATGGGTGGCCAGGTGGGCGACCAGGGTGTTCTGGTTTCTGAGAACGAGACCATCGAAATCATCGACACCAAGCGCGAGAACGGCCAGAGCGTACACATCGTGAAGCAGTTGCCAAAGGATACTGCTGCTCAGTTCATGGCTTGTGTTGATACTGATAAGCGCGACGCCAGCGCTGCCAACCATACTGCTACCCACTTGCTCGACTATGCCTTGAAGCAGGTGCTGGGCGACCACGTAGAGCAGAAGGGTTCTTTCGTTAGCCCTGACACCCTGCGTTTCGACTTCTCTCACTTCGAGAAGGTCACCGACGAGCAGATTCGTGAGGTGGAGCGCATGGTCAACGATATGATTCGTCAGGATATCCACATCGACGAGCATCGCGATATGCCTTTCGACGAGGCTAAGAAGTTGGGTGCCATCGCCCTCTTCGGCGAGAAATATGGCGACAAGGTGCGTGTGGTTCGCTTCGGACCCTCATGCGAGTTCTGTGGTGGTGTTCACGCCAGCAGCACTGGTCGCATCGGTTTCTTCAAGATTATCTCTGAGAGCAGTGTGGCTGCCGGCATCCGCCGTATCGAGGCCAAGACTGGTAAGGAGTGTGAGGAACTGCTGTATCAAACCGAGGATATGCTGCGCGCCGTGAAGGCATTCTTTAATAATGCCAAGGACCTGCAGGGTGTCATCAAGAAGTATATCGAGGAGCACGACTCTATGAAGAAGGAGATTGAGGGCTTCCAGGCACAGGCCGTAGAGCGCGCTGCCAAGCAGTTGGTCGAGAAGGCTCGCGAGGTTAATGGCGTGAAGGTGATTACAGCCGTTCTGCCCATGGCGCCTGCTGCTGCCAAGGACCTGGCCTTCAAGATTCGCGCTGCTGTCGACGGTTCTTTCGTTTGTGTATTGGGTACGCACGCCGACAACAAGCCCCAGCTCTCTATCATGATGAGCGACGACATGGTGAGCGACCACCAATTGAATGCTGGTCAGATGGTGCGCGAAGCTGCTAAGCTCATTCAGGGTGGTGGCGGCGGTCAGCCTCACTTCGCCCAGGCAGGCGGTAAGAGTGTTGACGGACTCAGTGCTGCTGTCGATAAAGTACTCGAACTGGCTAAGTTATAA
- a CDS encoding MerR family transcriptional regulator, translating to MALNLNKNLKLYYSIKEVAEMFDLNESTLRFWETEFPYLKPKTSGPNKVRQYTQKDIEQIKLIHNLVKVRGFKLAAAKKIITANRDGADKKADVLSRLMAVRDDLQALKKQLDGLQ from the coding sequence ATGGCACTGAACCTGAATAAGAATTTGAAACTCTATTACTCCATCAAGGAGGTGGCCGAGATGTTCGACCTCAACGAGAGCACGCTTCGTTTTTGGGAAACGGAGTTTCCTTATCTGAAGCCGAAGACTTCAGGTCCCAACAAGGTGCGCCAATATACCCAGAAGGACATAGAGCAAATCAAGCTGATTCACAACCTTGTGAAAGTGCGTGGTTTCAAGTTGGCCGCAGCCAAGAAGATTATTACTGCCAACCGCGACGGTGCCGACAAGAAGGCCGATGTGCTAAGCCGTCTGATGGCTGTACGCGACGATCTGCAAGCCCTTAAGAAACAGTTAGATGGACTGCAATAA
- the nadB gene encoding L-aspartate oxidase, with product MVYKYDFLIIGAGVAGMSYALKVARANKGKVCLICKTSLDEANTSFAQGGVASVTNLAVDDFDKHIEDTMIAGDYISDRAAVEQVVRNAPEQIKELVQWGVNFDKKEDGTFDLHREGGHSEFRILHHADDTGAEIQRGLMEAVRNNPNIDIKENHFAVEIITQHHLGAKVTRRTPYINCYGAYVLNPETEKVDTYLSKVTLMCTGGCGAVYQTTTNPVIATGDGEAMVYRAKGTVADMEFVQFHPTALYSPGETHPAFLITEAMRGYGGILRLPNGESFMEKYDERLSLAPRDIVARAIDKEMKIHGLDHVCLDVTHKNPVETRKHFPNIYQKCLSMGIDITTDYIPVRPAAHYMCGGIKVDLNGCSSIERLYAIGECSCTGLHGGNRLASNSLIEAVVYADAAAKHSLEHVDLYDFNEKVPEWNDEGTLTNEEKVLITQSVKEVGEIMSNYVGIVRSDLRLHRAWVRLDTLYEETENLFKRVKATKDICELRNMINVGYLITRFALERKESRGLHYTIDYPAHAYDKE from the coding sequence ATGGTCTATAAATACGACTTCTTGATTATAGGAGCTGGCGTGGCAGGTATGAGCTACGCCCTGAAAGTGGCACGCGCAAACAAAGGTAAGGTGTGCCTCATCTGTAAGACCTCACTTGACGAGGCCAACACATCGTTTGCACAAGGCGGTGTGGCATCGGTGACCAACTTGGCCGTCGACGATTTCGACAAACATATTGAAGATACCATGATTGCCGGCGATTATATCAGCGACCGCGCTGCTGTGGAACAGGTGGTTAGAAACGCACCTGAGCAGATTAAGGAACTGGTACAGTGGGGTGTCAACTTCGACAAGAAGGAGGATGGCACCTTCGACCTGCATCGCGAGGGCGGACACTCTGAGTTCCGCATCCTGCACCATGCCGACGATACAGGTGCCGAGATTCAGCGCGGCCTGATGGAGGCTGTGCGCAACAACCCCAACATCGACATTAAGGAGAACCACTTTGCCGTGGAGATTATCACCCAGCACCATCTGGGAGCAAAGGTGACACGCCGCACACCTTATATTAATTGCTATGGCGCCTACGTGCTGAACCCTGAGACCGAGAAGGTGGACACCTATCTGTCGAAGGTTACACTGATGTGCACAGGTGGCTGCGGTGCTGTTTATCAGACCACCACCAACCCTGTGATTGCCACTGGCGACGGCGAGGCCATGGTATATCGTGCCAAGGGAACCGTGGCCGACATGGAGTTTGTACAGTTCCACCCCACAGCCCTCTACTCGCCTGGCGAGACACATCCTGCCTTCCTGATTACGGAGGCCATGCGTGGCTATGGCGGCATTCTGCGCCTGCCCAATGGCGAGAGCTTCATGGAGAAATACGACGAGCGCCTGTCGCTGGCTCCACGCGACATCGTGGCGCGCGCCATCGACAAGGAGATGAAGATTCACGGTCTGGACCATGTCTGCCTGGACGTGACGCATAAGAACCCCGTTGAAACGCGCAAGCACTTCCCCAACATCTATCAGAAGTGCCTGTCTATGGGCATCGACATCACCACCGATTATATCCCCGTTCGCCCTGCAGCCCACTATATGTGTGGTGGCATCAAGGTTGACCTGAACGGTTGCTCAAGCATTGAGCGACTCTATGCCATTGGCGAATGCTCGTGCACTGGTCTGCATGGTGGCAACCGACTGGCATCCAACTCACTTATCGAGGCTGTGGTCTATGCCGATGCCGCTGCCAAGCACTCACTGGAGCATGTTGACCTGTACGACTTCAACGAGAAGGTGCCTGAATGGAACGACGAGGGCACGCTGACAAACGAGGAGAAGGTGCTCATCACCCAGAGTGTGAAGGAGGTGGGCGAGATTATGTCGAACTACGTGGGTATCGTCCGTTCCGACCTGCGTCTGCATCGTGCCTGGGTGCGTTTGGACACACTGTATGAGGAAACCGAGAATCTTTTCAAGCGCGTAAAAGCCACCAAGGACATCTGCGAGTTGCGCAACATGATTAACGTGGGCTACCTGATTACGCGCTTCGCCTTGGAGCGCAAGGAGAGTCGCGGACTGCACTATACCATCGACTATCCGGCTCATGCCTATGATAAGGAATAA
- a CDS encoding bifunctional (p)ppGpp synthetase/guanosine-3',5'-bis(diphosphate) 3'-pyrophosphohydrolase: MDDEQMKLDAVDDKLINDAFERLINDYLNSRHRKKVDLITKAFNFARQAHKGVRRLSGEPYIMHPIAVAQIVCSEIGLGSTSICAALLHDVVEDTDYTVEDIENMFGPKIAQIVDGLTKISGGIFGEQASAQAENFKKLLLTMSEDIRVILIKIADRLHNMRTLDSQPANKQYKIAGETLYLYAPVAHRLGLYKIKSELENLSFKFEHPEEYAFIEKKLEETRVSRHESFDQFIAPIKDVLHKMGIEYEIRERVKTPYSIWNKMQKKHVTFDEIYDILAVRIIFTPKVREEEINECFNIYVALTKIYKSHPDRTRDWLSHPKANGYQALHVTLMSKQGHWIEVQIRSDRMNEIAEQGLAAHWKYKDGAEGEITEDENELNEWLRTIKEILDDPQPDAMDFLDAIKLNLFASEIFVFTPKGEIKTMPADCTVLDFAFSIHTFLGSHCIGAKVNHKLVPMSHRLKSGDQVEILTSKSHHVQPSWINFVSTAKAKAKIQAILRRSSREIQKKGEDRLHAWLKKNGFEPTLSVIDRLCKFHDVSRRELLFQAIGDNVILLGEKDVDELKGRHAKKPENGGGWRKFVPFVKAKKPEEEVAKPELFVVSKDFNRKKPIYINEDNIRQYIFADCCHPIPGDDTLGYIDNNNCIELHKRTCLVANKLKASYGNRILDVKWDMHKKLFFDATIRLAGIDRRGLVNEVTRVISNQLSVDIRKLTFTTEDGIFDGTIDLRVHDRDDVREIIDSLKEVDDLKEISQIM, translated from the coding sequence ATGGATGATGAGCAGATGAAACTTGACGCAGTAGATGATAAGTTGATTAATGATGCGTTTGAAAGACTGATAAACGACTACCTGAACTCACGCCATCGTAAAAAGGTGGACCTGATTACAAAGGCATTCAACTTTGCCCGTCAGGCTCATAAGGGTGTGCGCCGTCTGTCTGGTGAACCTTATATCATGCACCCCATTGCTGTGGCTCAGATTGTTTGCTCTGAGATAGGACTGGGTTCTACGAGTATCTGTGCGGCCTTGCTCCATGATGTGGTGGAGGATACGGACTATACTGTTGAGGATATCGAGAACATGTTTGGTCCGAAGATCGCGCAGATTGTTGATGGTCTGACGAAGATCAGTGGTGGCATCTTTGGTGAACAGGCTTCTGCTCAGGCAGAGAACTTCAAGAAGTTGCTGCTCACCATGAGCGAGGACATCCGTGTTATCTTGATTAAGATAGCCGACCGTCTGCACAACATGCGCACGCTGGATTCACAGCCTGCCAATAAGCAATACAAGATAGCAGGCGAGACACTCTATCTGTATGCACCCGTGGCCCACCGACTGGGTCTTTATAAAATCAAGTCGGAGCTCGAGAACTTAAGTTTTAAGTTCGAACATCCAGAGGAATATGCCTTTATAGAGAAGAAACTGGAAGAGACGCGTGTCTCCAGACATGAGTCGTTCGACCAGTTTATCGCACCTATCAAGGATGTGCTGCATAAGATGGGTATTGAATACGAGATTCGCGAACGCGTGAAAACGCCTTATTCTATTTGGAATAAGATGCAGAAGAAGCATGTGACGTTTGATGAGATCTATGATATCCTGGCTGTGCGTATCATCTTTACGCCTAAGGTGCGTGAGGAGGAAATCAACGAATGCTTTAACATCTATGTGGCACTGACGAAAATCTATAAGAGTCATCCTGATCGAACACGCGACTGGCTCAGTCATCCTAAGGCCAATGGCTATCAGGCACTTCATGTGACACTGATGTCGAAACAGGGTCATTGGATTGAGGTGCAGATTCGCTCGGATCGTATGAACGAGATTGCCGAGCAGGGATTGGCAGCCCACTGGAAATACAAGGATGGCGCTGAGGGCGAGATTACTGAGGATGAGAATGAGTTGAACGAATGGCTGCGCACCATCAAGGAGATTCTTGATGATCCTCAGCCTGATGCCATGGACTTTCTCGATGCTATTAAGCTGAACCTCTTTGCCAGCGAAATCTTTGTCTTTACGCCTAAGGGCGAGATCAAGACGATGCCTGCCGATTGTACAGTACTCGATTTTGCCTTCTCTATTCACACCTTCCTGGGCTCGCATTGTATTGGTGCTAAGGTGAACCATAAGCTGGTGCCCATGAGTCATCGATTGAAGAGTGGCGACCAGGTGGAGATCCTCACCTCCAAATCGCATCATGTGCAACCATCGTGGATCAATTTCGTATCGACGGCTAAGGCCAAGGCTAAGATTCAGGCTATCTTGCGCCGTTCTAGTCGTGAAATCCAGAAGAAGGGCGAGGATAGACTACATGCCTGGCTCAAGAAGAACGGCTTTGAACCCACGTTGTCAGTCATTGACCGTCTTTGTAAGTTTCATGATGTGTCGCGCCGTGAGCTGCTGTTCCAGGCCATTGGCGACAATGTCATTCTCTTGGGAGAAAAGGATGTCGACGAACTGAAGGGAAGACACGCCAAGAAACCTGAGAATGGTGGTGGATGGCGTAAATTCGTACCTTTTGTCAAGGCAAAGAAGCCTGAGGAAGAGGTGGCGAAACCTGAACTGTTCGTCGTTTCAAAGGACTTTAACCGCAAGAAACCAATCTATATCAATGAGGATAACATCCGTCAGTATATCTTTGCCGACTGCTGTCATCCTATTCCTGGCGACGATACGCTGGGCTATATAGATAATAACAACTGCATTGAACTTCATAAGCGTACGTGCCTGGTTGCTAATAAGTTGAAGGCAAGTTATGGCAACCGTATCCTCGATGTGAAATGGGATATGCACAAGAAACTGTTCTTCGATGCTACGATACGTTTGGCAGGCATTGACCGTCGCGGACTGGTCAACGAGGTGACACGTGTCATCTCAAACCAGTTAAGTGTCGATATTCGCAAGCTGACGTTCACTACGGAGGATGGCATCTTTGATGGCACCATAGATCTGCGAGTGCACGATCGTGATGATGTTCGCGAGATCATTGATAGTCTCAAGGAGGTCGATGATTTAAAGGAGATTTCACAAATCATGTGA
- a CDS encoding ParB/RepB/Spo0J family partition protein yields MAVRKKFDKSVLGRGLDDIGNGRGLDALIDTSDVLTQGSSNLNEIPIDQIEPNPDQPRREFDEAAMQELATSIQNMGIIAPITLRQVAPDHYQIIAGERRWRASQMAGLQAIPAYIRTANDESVMELALVENIQREDLNAIEIALAYEHLAETSGMTQEKISERVGKSRTAVTNYMRLLKLPAQIQMALKNREIDMGHARALLSLDSPSMQLKLFRDVLKNQYSVRKVEEMVQALKSGEDVQSARKRISTNTPLAAHLTEKRDSLTKYLRTKVHMTCTAKGSGKISIAFANEEDLNRILALLEK; encoded by the coding sequence ATGGCCGTTAGAAAGAAATTTGATAAGAGCGTGCTGGGCCGCGGACTGGATGATATTGGAAATGGTCGCGGACTGGATGCACTGATAGATACGAGTGACGTGTTGACACAGGGATCTTCTAACCTGAATGAGATTCCCATTGACCAGATTGAACCCAATCCTGACCAGCCCCGTCGTGAGTTTGATGAGGCTGCCATGCAGGAGCTGGCCACAAGTATCCAGAATATGGGTATCATCGCACCTATCACTCTGCGACAGGTGGCCCCTGACCACTATCAGATCATCGCTGGTGAGCGTCGCTGGAGAGCGTCGCAGATGGCTGGTCTTCAGGCCATCCCTGCCTATATCCGTACTGCCAACGACGAAAGCGTGATGGAGTTGGCGCTGGTAGAGAATATCCAGCGTGAGGACTTGAACGCCATTGAAATTGCATTGGCCTACGAACATTTGGCAGAGACTAGTGGTATGACCCAGGAAAAGATCTCTGAACGTGTAGGTAAGAGTCGCACAGCAGTGACCAACTATATGCGTCTGTTGAAGTTGCCCGCCCAGATTCAGATGGCTTTGAAGAACCGCGAGATCGATATGGGACACGCACGCGCCTTGCTGTCGCTCGACTCGCCCTCAATGCAGTTGAAACTCTTCCGCGATGTGCTGAAGAACCAATACTCTGTACGTAAGGTCGAGGAGATGGTTCAGGCCCTGAAGAGTGGCGAGGATGTGCAGTCGGCACGTAAGCGCATCTCAACAAACACACCGCTGGCAGCTCACCTCACAGAGAAGAGAGACTCGCTGACGAAGTATCTGCGCACGAAGGTTCATATGACATGCACAGCAAAGGGCAGTGGTAAGATTAGTATCGCCTTCGCTAATGAGGAAGATCTGAATCGTATCCTGGCTCTGCTCGAGAAATAA
- a CDS encoding transglycosylase SLT domain-containing protein — translation MRMKIETIAKQATKSLVLLGALLCWPSAMQAQITVVDEDDDEIEVVDEQGLEEIEFPESMTDNLDSLMNQYMSKTYLTPDNDCQMKNENPAFSKEVFMDRLHRMPTIMEMPYNDVVQSCIDRYTGRLRRSVSFFLGAANFYLPIFEEALEAYQMPLELKYLPVIESALNPTAVSRVGATGLWQFMITTGKAYGLEVNSLVDERRDPVKASYAAARYLRDLYRIFGDWNLVIAAYNCGPENINKAIRRSGGETDYWKIYPYLPRETRGYVPAFIAANYVMNYYCEHNICPMNSQLPTKTDTVVVNQNVNFSQLVSACGFDLQMLRSLNPQYRRDIVPGATKPSAIRLPVADVARFIDMQDSIFSVNSATDKRLVVEVEEEVVKPAKADRRSNKGAQWHTIKRGDTIGGLARKYRTTASKIRKLNGLRNNNIRAGQKLRVR, via the coding sequence ATGAGAATGAAAATAGAGACCATAGCAAAACAGGCAACTAAGAGTCTTGTGCTCTTGGGCGCCTTGCTGTGCTGGCCTTCTGCTATGCAGGCCCAGATTACCGTTGTAGACGAGGATGACGATGAAATTGAGGTCGTCGACGAACAGGGACTTGAGGAGATTGAGTTCCCTGAGTCTATGACAGACAACCTGGATAGTCTGATGAATCAGTATATGTCGAAAACATATCTGACGCCAGATAACGACTGTCAGATGAAGAACGAGAATCCCGCATTCTCTAAAGAGGTATTCATGGATCGCTTGCATCGCATGCCTACCATCATGGAGATGCCTTATAATGATGTGGTGCAGTCGTGCATCGATCGCTATACTGGCCGCCTGCGCAGGTCAGTAAGCTTCTTCCTGGGCGCAGCCAACTTCTATCTGCCTATCTTCGAAGAGGCCTTGGAGGCTTATCAGATGCCTTTGGAACTGAAGTATCTGCCTGTCATCGAGTCGGCACTGAACCCCACGGCTGTGTCGCGTGTGGGTGCCACGGGTTTGTGGCAGTTTATGATAACCACAGGAAAGGCCTACGGACTGGAGGTTAACTCGCTGGTTGACGAACGTCGCGACCCTGTGAAGGCATCGTATGCTGCAGCACGTTATCTGCGCGACCTCTATCGCATCTTTGGTGATTGGAACCTGGTTATCGCAGCCTATAACTGTGGTCCTGAGAATATTAACAAGGCCATTCGTCGTTCTGGTGGCGAGACAGACTATTGGAAGATTTATCCCTATCTGCCCAGAGAGACTCGCGGCTATGTGCCTGCGTTCATCGCTGCCAATTATGTGATGAACTATTATTGCGAGCATAACATCTGTCCCATGAACAGTCAGTTGCCCACGAAGACAGATACGGTGGTGGTTAATCAGAATGTGAACTTCAGTCAGTTGGTGAGTGCCTGTGGTTTCGACCTTCAGATGCTTCGCTCGCTGAATCCCCAATATCGTCGTGACATTGTGCCTGGTGCCACCAAGCCTTCTGCCATCCGTTTGCCAGTGGCCGATGTGGCTCGCTTTATTGACATGCAGGACTCGATCTTCTCTGTCAATAGCGCCACAGACAAACGCCTTGTCGTAGAGGTTGAAGAGGAAGTGGTGAAGCCAGCAAAGGCCGACAGGCGTTCGAACAAGGGTGCCCAGTGGCATACGATTAAACGTGGCGACACGATTGGCGGACTGGCCAGGAAGTACAGGACAACAGCTTCGAAGATCAGGAAACTGAATGGATTGCGTAATAACAATATTCGTGCAGGACAGAAACTGAGAGTACGCTAG
- a CDS encoding DUF5683 domain-containing protein yields the protein MRRLMAFLPFYLFTLLPLSASAQNEVSDSIVQAIDSMYNAMTVDTVAISDSIENIKSVVVVETPKALKAERDWNTWRPNPQRALWLALVIPGGGQIYNRKYWKLPIVYGGFVGCVYAMMWNNMMYHDYSQAYLDIMDNDPTTASYNKFLHLGKQITDDNKDRYKQVFKSRKDKYRRWRDLSFFCLIGVYAVSVIDAYVDAELSAFDISKDLSLKVRPTVMGNNSSMNPLYATSLGVNCSINF from the coding sequence ATGAGAAGGCTCATGGCCTTTTTGCCTTTTTACCTTTTTACCCTTTTGCCTTTATCAGCCTCTGCACAAAATGAGGTGTCCGACTCTATCGTACAGGCTATCGATTCGATGTATAACGCCATGACGGTAGACACTGTGGCTATCAGCGACAGCATCGAGAATATCAAGTCGGTGGTTGTGGTCGAAACACCTAAAGCACTGAAGGCCGAGCGCGACTGGAACACGTGGCGTCCTAATCCGCAAAGGGCCCTGTGGCTGGCCTTGGTGATTCCTGGCGGTGGCCAGATCTACAATAGGAAATACTGGAAACTGCCAATCGTTTATGGTGGCTTTGTGGGCTGTGTCTATGCGATGATGTGGAACAATATGATGTACCACGATTACTCGCAGGCCTATCTGGATATCATGGACAACGATCCGACTACGGCCAGCTATAATAAGTTTCTGCATCTTGGTAAGCAGATTACAGACGATAACAAAGACCGCTATAAGCAGGTGTTTAAGAGCAGAAAGGATAAGTATCGCCGTTGGCGCGACCTGAGCTTCTTCTGCTTGATTGGTGTCTATGCCGTATCGGTGATTGATGCCTATGTCGATGCTGAGTTGTCGGCGTTCGACATTTCCAAGGACCTGAGTCTGAAGGTACGACCCACGGTCATGGGAAACAATTCTTCAATGAATCCGCTGTATGCTACGTCGTTGGGCGTGAATTGCAGCATAAACTTCTAA
- the nadE gene encoding NAD(+) synthase yields the protein MDYKKVFETMVAETSKYLADHRLKTMVLGLSGGIDSTVTAAVCHEVVKRNPDLKFIGVSMPCTTNSVEENDSASKAMKAFCTEYWVENLQAQYLLMKATCEQHYASTALSQGNIKARLRMIYLYNIASVTGGMVMDTDNLTEHYLGFWTIHGDVADYNPIGGLWKHEVYALCKYLFTEVFTDTNDARYQALKSAYDIMPTDGNGVSAGGDMAQIAPGHTYEEVDDILKSYISKKDEPEAQTAEVERLNKVYGADTVERVLNRHRNSEFKRKRLPIAIARELYED from the coding sequence ATGGACTACAAAAAAGTTTTTGAAACGATGGTTGCTGAGACATCAAAGTATCTCGCCGATCATCGTCTAAAGACTATGGTGTTAGGTCTTTCAGGAGGTATTGATTCAACTGTAACAGCAGCCGTTTGTCATGAGGTGGTTAAGCGTAATCCTGACTTGAAGTTCATTGGCGTGAGCATGCCTTGCACCACGAATTCTGTCGAGGAGAACGACTCGGCCAGCAAGGCTATGAAGGCTTTCTGTACAGAGTATTGGGTAGAAAATCTGCAGGCACAGTATCTGCTGATGAAGGCTACCTGTGAGCAACATTATGCGTCGACGGCTCTCTCTCAGGGTAACATCAAGGCTCGTCTGCGCATGATCTATCTGTATAATATCGCTTCAGTGACTGGCGGCATGGTGATGGATACCGACAACCTCACAGAGCACTATCTGGGTTTCTGGACCATCCATGGTGATGTGGCCGATTATAATCCTATTGGCGGTCTGTGGAAGCACGAGGTGTATGCTTTGTGTAAGTATCTGTTCACTGAGGTGTTCACAGATACAAACGATGCACGCTATCAGGCTTTGAAGTCGGCCTACGACATCATGCCAACCGATGGTAATGGCGTGTCGGCTGGTGGCGACATGGCTCAGATTGCTCCTGGTCATACCTATGAGGAGGTGGACGACATCCTGAAAAGCTATATCAGTAAGAAGGATGAGCCCGAGGCTCAGACTGCCGAGGTGGAGCGCCTTAACAAGGTCTATGGCGCCGACACGGTGGAGCGTGTGCTGAACCGTCATCGCAACTCAGAGTTTAAGAGAAAGAGATTGCCCATTGCCATTGCGCGTGAGCTCTATGAAGATTAA